The Methanoregula sp. UBA64 region TGCTTATAGGCAGACACATCGTGAATAACGGCAAGTGCACCGGAAATTTTCCCGTCGTGATCGTACAGCGGCGAGGCCTTGATCCAGATATCCATGCATCTCCCGTCAAAAAAGACAACATGCGATTCACTGAGCCGGGTCACTCCCTCGGTCATCTGTACATGTTCGTAGGGAGACAGCTCGGAACTATCAGGATGGAGGACAATATCGACAAGCGTGGGAATCCGTTTGCCATAAAACGGCACTGCGTATTCGCGATCCGATTTGCCGAGCATCCGTTCCGCAGGAACACCGGTCATAAGTACTGCGGCTTTGTTCCAGACGATCACCCGGCCAGAGAGATCGATCGCGTACATCGCGTCGGGCAGGAAATCGATGATGTACTGGAGGGTTTTCTGGGAATCGTGCAGTGCATCCTCGGCGTTTTTCTGCTCGGTGATATCCCGCGCAACCGACTGGTACTCGGTCACCTTCCCGGTTTTATCGAAAATGGCCCGGTCGTTGCACATCACCCAGTGTACCGATCCGTCCGGCATAATCAGGCGCTCGGTCATGCTCCCCCGGGGATTTTCAGGGGAAAGGCTGCACAGGTGCCGTTTGGTGGCTTCGAGATCTTCCCGGGAACCGTTCGGAACAAATTTCCTGCCAATCAGCTCCTCCCGGGTCTTCCCGACAAGAGCGCAGTACGCGGTATTGACAAAGACATGGGTCCGGTCGGGTTTGAACCGGCAGATCGCTTCGGTCTGGTCCTCGACAACGTTCCGGTACCGCTCCTCGCTCTGTTTGAGTTCGGCCTCGATCCTGCGCCGCCCGACCGCCTGGATTAACATATTCCTGAGCTCGGCAAACTGCGCACAGGTGTTGCCACCCTTCTGGATATAATAATCGGCACCGTTGTTGAGCGCTTCGATGACCACTTCTTCCCTGCCCCTCCCGGTAAAAAGGATAAAGGGTATCCTCTGCCCGCTGCTGCGGATCTGTTTGAGGAGTGCTATCCCGTTCATCTCGGGCATCTGGTAATCGGAGATGATCGCATCGTACCGGCCAATCCGGGCCCGGGCGAGCGCGTCTTTTGCCGAGAGATCCGTGTCGATGGCGATATCGTGGGATCGTTCAAGAAAGAGTTTCCCGACTTCAAGAAGTTCTGGTTCATCATCGACATACAATGCGTGGATCATACGGTAACACTTCTTTTTTTTTTGGATCGTGCCCGATCGCAGAGGGTACCGGGCCGGCACTTCTGATTTTATGATTTTATGCAGCCGGCGTCCCTGAGGATCCGGCTGATTCCAATCCAGACAATAAGGTCCGAAATCTCCTGGTCCCGGACCCGGACTTTTTTCCGGATGATGCCTATAACCGCTGCATCGTCGTTGTACAGAGATGCCGACGACCGGTCGACATCAGCCTGATCGAACGTTGAAACGGAGAGAACGTCATCGACAATGACCCCCATTTTGACCCCGGTCAGTTTCTCATCGAGAACGATGATTCGCTGGTTGTCGTCGCCATCATGGTTTTTTTCAGCGGCAACATTGAGCCGTTCCCTGAGATCGATAAGGGTCGTGATCTCCCCTCTCAGGTCCATGATGCCCTTGATGTAGGTAGGGGTATCCGGCAGCCGGGTAATTGTTGTGTAATCCACCACTTCCTTGACATCGTAGAGATCGATCGCATAATGTTCCTTTCCCAGGAGAAATTCGACAACCTGGATCTTTTCCGGCAGATCGGCCGGATCTTCGTGGCGGTTTTCTGCGGGCATGCAGCATTCCACCTTACACGGCAAACTTGGTCATTTCCGTGGTGAGGCTGGAAACAACCCTGCTCACATCGCCCATTGCGGTGTTGATCTCTTCGATAGATGCAAGGGACTCTTCTGTTGCCGCAGCAGTGTCGGATGATTCTTTTTCGGTCTCTTCAAACAGCTTTGTCACTTCGTTGACGCTCGCCGTGATCTCTTCGGTGGTTGCGGCCTGCTCCTGTGTTGCCGCAGCTACTTCCTCGGTATTCCGGGAGACCTGTTCGATCGATTCGACAATCTGGCCAAACACCTTGATCGTGTCCTCGACATCCCTGCTCCCGGTGCTGACTTCCTTTGTTGCAACGGTCACGGCTTCGGCGGCATGGTTCGAGCGTTTCTGGAGATCGCCGATCATGGTCTCAATGTTTTCTGCCGAGGTCCGGGATTCCTGCGCAAGCGATTTGACTTCGGCAGCAACAACCGCAAAGCCGCGGCCTGCGTCACCGGCCCGGGCCGCTTCGATTGCAGCATTGAGGGCGAGCAGGTTTGTCTGGTTGGCAAGATCGCGGATAATTCCGACGATCTTCCCGATCTCGTCCATCTTGGCGCTGATCTCCGTGATGCTTGCGTTTACCACAGACGTTGCATCGTTGATCCGGCCCATGCTGTCGTTTGCCTTCCTCGAAAGGTCGACACCGTTTGTACTGAGGTCCTTGGTCTTTTTTGCAAGGGTCGAGACATTTTCCATGTTTGTGGTGATCTCTTCAACAGCTGCTGCAAGATCTTCCATTGCTTTTGAGATCTGGGAGATCCCATCGTGCCCCTTCTCCATGTTCTCATGGACATGGGTCGTATTTTTGGCGATCTCCTCAGAACCTGCCGATATCTGGGAAAGCCCGGCAGAGGTTTCCCCGGCTTCTTTTGTCAGGTTCTGGACCTGGACATTGACAAGTGCGATCGCCTCGGAGACTTCAGAGCCGATCTTGTCAAGGGAGGTCAGCAGTTCGACAAAATCCCCGGAAAGATTCGCACTGCGGTCGATACGGGCGGTAAAATCGTACTTCGCGTACGCATCCGCAACCCTTGTTATCTCGGAAATTGCTGCCGAGACATTGCTGCCGATTCCGTCCAGTGCGTCACGGAATTTTGCAAGATCGCCGGAAATGTGGATATTCTGGTTCATGCGTGCGGAGAAATTTCCCCGGGAAAATTCATGGGAGACACGCAGGGCCTCGTTTAAGGGGATCGTGATTGCGTCGAGGGTTGCATTGACTCCTTCGATAATGGTCCTGAATTCCCCCTGGTGCCGGGCCACATCGGCACGGACCGAGAGCCCACCTTCCTTTGCAGCGGCTGAAAGACGGTTCACGTCTGCGATCATAGAAGAGATGGATGCCATCATTCGGGTAAACGCCGGGACCATTTCATCGTTGTCGGATCGTTTGCCGATCTTTTTGAATTCCTCAAGGTCCCCGATGTTGCCATCTGCGATATGGGTTGCCGTAGCCGTTAGGTGGAGGAGGCGCTCCTGCACGGTGTTTACTTCACGAGCCGTATCGGCAAGCGAGCCGGAATACTTTCCCGTTACCGTTGCAGTAAAATCGTTTACTGACATCTTTGCAAGAACTGCCTGTATCTCGGAAAGGCCGCGGTCTGTCTCGTTTTGCCGGAGGAACTGCTCGTGTATCCGGTTCAGTGACGAAATGTCGCCACGTTCAGCGTTTTTAAAGAGGGTTTCAATCTCCTGTGTATCCATACCGATCGCCTGATCCTGGGGGCCTGCACTATCCACGATCTGCCAGGCACAAAGGGAATATGCCTTTGTACCGGCACGGTGGCTGCAACCTCATGCGGATGTACCGGGATGCCGATCATTGCAGAGTTTCGTTTGCCGATTCCCTGGATTGTGTATTCCGGTACTCTGGAATGTTATAAACAGGCAAAAAGCAAGAAGGGGAGATCTGGCGCGGTATATACCCATTACGGTCTGCTGTGCATAGGATTGGCAGGCACCGGGCACAATGTTCATGAAGGCTCCCGGGCAAAACTTTTTATAAAAACTTCCGGGAGGTCTTATGAAAAAAAGGGATGACGAGATCGGATATCTTAAAGAGCTCCTCAAAGATCATCCCAAGGGTTTGACCATCGGCGAGGTTGCCGGTGCCCTTTCCCTCAACCGGGCTTCTGCGGCGAGGTACCTCGACACTCTCCTGTTCTCCGGGCAGGCCGAGATGCGGCGGTTCGGCCAGGCAAAGATCTACACGCCCGCAACAAGACTCCCCCTCTCCTCTTTTTTAAACCTCTTTTCTACACCCATGCTGATTGTCGATCAGGATCTCTTTATCCGGGAGGCAAACGATGCGCTTCTCGGGATTTTTTCCTTAACACGCGGGGATGTGCTTGGCCACAGCATCCTCCATTCAAAATTATCTGCAAGTTACTCCGGTACCTTTGAAAAAACCATTAAATCGGTCATGAATGGGAAGGCGCATACTGAGGAGAAATCCTTCGAGCGCGGCGGGAAACGGTACAGTTTCATTGTCAGGATGGTCCCGGTCGTTGACGAGAACGGCGAATCCTGTGCAACGATCGTTCTTGAAGATATTTCAGAACTGAAAAAATACCAGCAACACCTCGAAACGATGGTGGAACAGCGGACAAAAGAATTAGAGGAGATAAACTGCCGGCTGAAAACAGAGAGTGAGGGGCATCGGAGAGCAAAAGAGGCGATCCAGATCAGCAGGCAGAAATACCGTACCGTTGTCGAGGATATGCCGGCATATGTCTGCAATTACGAGCCGGACGGAACGTTTGCTTTCGCCAATGAAAATGCCTGCACGTTTATCGGGAAAGACGCCGGGGATCTCATCGGATTAAACGTATTTTCATTCCTTTCCCCAAAAAACGAGACCCTTATCCGGGAGGCACTAAAAAAGATCAGCCATGATAATTCCGCCGAGACCCTGACACTCGAATTTACCGGAGACGACGGGACGCCGATCTGGCAGCAGTGGACTATCCGGGCATTCTTTGACCGGCGGGGAAAGATCACAGAGTACCAGTCGATCGGCATCGATATCACGGACCGGATCCGTACCGAGGCAAAACTGGAGGAAGAAGAGAGGAAACTCGATGCAATTATCCGGGGGTCCCCGCTGCCCCAGCTGGTGATCGACAGGGATCACCGTATCGTTTCATGGAATACTGCAATGGAACATTTCTCGGGACTTCCTGCCGACAGTATGATCGGCACGACAACGTTTGGCAATATCTTTTACGATCGCGACCGCCCGCTGCTCGCGGATCTGATAATCGAGGGAAAATTCAACCGGATCCCGGAGTATTTCCCGCAAAACTGCCGGAGATCCTCGTACCTCGAAGACACCTGGGAGGGCATCACCTTTTCACGGATCCATCCCGGCGACGGGAGCTGGGTGTTTTTTACGGCTGCGGCAATCCGCAATGAGGATGGCGTCATAACCCAGGTGGTGGAGACCATGGAAGACCTCGTCGGATACCGGACAAAAGACGGGACATCGTTTGTTCTCCGATCGCTCTTCCCGATGATCGATAAAGAAGCGCTCGAATAAAAGACAAAACCGGATCTGGTGAGTTCCCCTAAAATATAACCGGAAATTTTTACCGGATCGCTTAGGGACATTGCCCGAAAGATTGTTTTTCGTCACGTTCGTAAAAACCCGCTCACGGTCTCACAAAACCGGTCCGGGCACTGGTACATCATCCCGTGGCCGGCGCCCGGGAACACGACGAGTTCTGCCCCCGGGATCTGCCCGGCAAGGATCCGGGAATTTTCATACGGGACCACCGCGTCCAAATCGCCGGCGATCACCAGCGTCTTTGCCCGGACCCGGTAAAGCCGGGAGAACGACCCGGGCCATGAGAGGAACGCTTCAAGCTGCCGGGCTGCCGCCTCGTCCCCGGTCGTCTCCATGACCTCGGGGCAGTACGCAAACGGGTTGTGGCCGGCAAGCCACGCAGCCGGAAAAAGAAGGGAAAACATGCGCCGGGCGATCTCAAGCAGCGTCCCGCTCCTGTCGATAAGCCGGGCAAAAACCTCCCCGGACGAACGCACCGCTTCGCTTCCCCCGCAGTCGCCCCCGACAAGAACAAGACGGTCCACTTTTTCCGGGAAGGCAAGCGCCAGTTCCTGCGCAATGCAGGCACCCATGGAAAACCCGAGCACGTGCGCCCGGGCAATGCCGAGCCCCTCCATAAGCCGGGCCGTGTCCTCGCAAAAGAGCGGGATCGAGAACGGCTCGCCCGAATAACCCGAGCAGCCGGTCCCCCGGTTGTCAAAGACAATCACCCGGAAGTGCCGGGCCAGTGCTTCAATGACCGGCGGGTTCCACGTGTCCATGGCGGACACAAGGCCGTTGACGAGAACGAGCGGTTCCCCCGCCCCGTACTCGCGACACGCAAGCGTCACGTCGCCGACAGGAACAGTCCTGATGGGAGGCAGGGCCATGAAACGAACTGGAACGCCCGGCCATATTAGTGTTGTTCACTCCTGCAGGAGCCGGCTCACCGGCCGGATCGCCTGTTCGTCATCGCAGGCCGGGTCGTTAGCCCGGTCCGAAACCGGGTATGCCTCCATCGCCCCGGCAGGAAACGGCGCAACGATCCGGCGCCGGTCCGCATCGGCAAGGGCAGACCCCGAAAGCCAGCAGGCCTCGTCCTCCCGCGACAGGATCACCGGCATCCTCTTGTGGATCGCGGCAACGAGCGGGTTTGGTTCCGTGGTAAGAATCGCAAACGTGGCGAGCGTTGCTCCCGCCGGGCCCTGCCAGCGGTCGTACAGCCCGGCAAATGCAAACGGTGAACCGTCCTGCATCCGGAAGTACCACGGCGATCGCCGGGGAGCCTTCCACTCGAAAAAACCGGTTGCCGGCACAAGGCAGCGCCGGGACTGCACCAGATCGCGGAACAGCGGTTTTTCGTACAGGCTTTCGGCCCGGGCATTGATCGGCCGCGTTCCTTTTGCCGGGTCCGCTGCAGCGTGCGGCACAAGGCCCCACTGCATCATCACCGCCTCACGCGGCCCGCTCCCCATAACCACCAGCGCCCGGTCTCCCGGCGCAATAGAAAAATGCGGCAGGAGATCCGCGGGCAGGATCCGCACGCCAAAGCGGGTGCAGAGATCGTCCTCCCCCCAGGCAAGCGAGAACTGGTGGCACATACCCGGTCTCTCTCGTGCCATGCATCATCAAGCTTATGCACCGGGCTTCCGCTATCCTTAATGTGTTGCGCGGCGCCGGTACTGGGGGAGATTCGTGGTATCCACCGGTCTTGTCAAGCGCTGCCTGGTCCTTCTTTGTGGCCTCTTTTTCATGGGCCTCGGGATCAGTCTTGTCACCCGGTCGGCGCTTGGCACCTCGCCGATCTCGAGCGTCCCGTACGTGCTCTGCCTCGCGTTCCCGGTAACTTTCGGCGAGTTCACCATCATCCTGACCCTGATCTTCTTTGCTGCCGAAGTCTTCATCATCGGGCGGTCGTTCCCGAAACGCCAGTACCTCCAGATCCTCGTTGCCTTTTCCCTGGGATTCTTTGTCGATCTGGGCATGTACCTCTCGGCCGGCGTCCGGCCGGACTTCTACCCGGAACAGATCGCGGTCGTGCTTGCCGGCTCCGCGGTCCTTGCGTTTGGGATCTTCTTACAGGTCACGGCAAACGTTATCTTAAACCCGGGCGAGGGACTGGTCCGGGCCATTGCGGAGAAAACCCACAAGCGGTTCGGGATCGTAAAAGTCTTCTTCGACACCTCGCTTGTTGCGGCCGCAGCGCTCATCTCGCTTGCCGCGTTCGGGACAATCGAAGGGTTCCGGGAAGGCACCGTCATCTCCGCGATCCTGGTCGGGTACATCATCCTCGGCATCGCGTTTGTGTACGCGCGCTACGGTTGCGAGAAGTGGCTCGCGGATGAACCCGGAAGAGACCGGTAAAAAAAGAGAGTTAAGTGGTTGTTTTTGCTGCCTGCTGCAATGCGGGCACGAGTTTTGCAAAGATCGGGCTGTTTGCCGGTGTTGCGTAGATGAGGTACTGGCCGGCCACGATCATGTTCCCTACATGTTTTCCCTTGCCCGGGGCATGGGCATTGTAGAGCCGGACCGCTGCATCGCGGGACTCTGCGCTGTTAAATGCCTGTATTGCAACATACGCAATGTCGCCCTCGGGGTCGGTGAGCGTGTAGGTCTTGCCACCGGTTGCCCCGGCCATATTCCAGAGCGTGCCTTTCACATCGACAACGGAGATGCCCGCGGCATCCGCAGCCGCCTTGACCGGTTC contains the following coding sequences:
- a CDS encoding PAS domain S-box protein, giving the protein MIHALYVDDEPELLEVGKLFLERSHDIAIDTDLSAKDALARARIGRYDAIISDYQMPEMNGIALLKQIRSSGQRIPFILFTGRGREEVVIEALNNGADYYIQKGGNTCAQFAELRNMLIQAVGRRRIEAELKQSEERYRNVVEDQTEAICRFKPDRTHVFVNTAYCALVGKTREELIGRKFVPNGSREDLEATKRHLCSLSPENPRGSMTERLIMPDGSVHWVMCNDRAIFDKTGKVTEYQSVARDITEQKNAEDALHDSQKTLQYIIDFLPDAMYAIDLSGRVIVWNKAAVLMTGVPAERMLGKSDREYAVPFYGKRIPTLVDIVLHPDSSELSPYEHVQMTEGVTRLSESHVVFFDGRCMDIWIKASPLYDHDGKISGALAVIHDVSAYKHLETALTQVNRKLNLMSAVTRHGILNKLTALNGYLDLIKTETPTPTVMQRIDRIETTAEAIRRQIDATRQYQDMGVKSPLWCNVSDCFETAVSHCDGNLKNIRCTNNLEGLDVFADPLLDQVFANLIENSLMHGEGVTAISCSYKKQGNGVVIVYEDNGTGLLEKEKESVFREGYGKNTGLGLFLVREILAITGIAIRETGKSGEGVRFELFVPEGWYQIHLSGAKVPATG
- a CDS encoding chemotaxis protein CheW, whose protein sequence is MPAENRHEDPADLPEKIQVVEFLLGKEHYAIDLYDVKEVVDYTTITRLPDTPTYIKGIMDLRGEITTLIDLRERLNVAAEKNHDGDDNQRIIVLDEKLTGVKMGVIVDDVLSVSTFDQADVDRSSASLYNDDAAVIGIIRKKVRVRDQEISDLIVWIGISRILRDAGCIKS
- a CDS encoding methyl-accepting chemotaxis protein, coding for MDTQEIETLFKNAERGDISSLNRIHEQFLRQNETDRGLSEIQAVLAKMSVNDFTATVTGKYSGSLADTAREVNTVQERLLHLTATATHIADGNIGDLEEFKKIGKRSDNDEMVPAFTRMMASISSMIADVNRLSAAAKEGGLSVRADVARHQGEFRTIIEGVNATLDAITIPLNEALRVSHEFSRGNFSARMNQNIHISGDLAKFRDALDGIGSNVSAAISEITRVADAYAKYDFTARIDRSANLSGDFVELLTSLDKIGSEVSEAIALVNVQVQNLTKEAGETSAGLSQISAGSEEIAKNTTHVHENMEKGHDGISQISKAMEDLAAAVEEITTNMENVSTLAKKTKDLSTNGVDLSRKANDSMGRINDATSVVNASITEISAKMDEIGKIVGIIRDLANQTNLLALNAAIEAARAGDAGRGFAVVAAEVKSLAQESRTSAENIETMIGDLQKRSNHAAEAVTVATKEVSTGSRDVEDTIKVFGQIVESIEQVSRNTEEVAAATQEQAATTEEITASVNEVTKLFEETEKESSDTAAATEESLASIEEINTAMGDVSRVVSSLTTEMTKFAV
- a CDS encoding PAS domain S-box protein — its product is MKKRDDEIGYLKELLKDHPKGLTIGEVAGALSLNRASAARYLDTLLFSGQAEMRRFGQAKIYTPATRLPLSSFLNLFSTPMLIVDQDLFIREANDALLGIFSLTRGDVLGHSILHSKLSASYSGTFEKTIKSVMNGKAHTEEKSFERGGKRYSFIVRMVPVVDENGESCATIVLEDISELKKYQQHLETMVEQRTKELEEINCRLKTESEGHRRAKEAIQISRQKYRTVVEDMPAYVCNYEPDGTFAFANENACTFIGKDAGDLIGLNVFSFLSPKNETLIREALKKISHDNSAETLTLEFTGDDGTPIWQQWTIRAFFDRRGKITEYQSIGIDITDRIRTEAKLEEEERKLDAIIRGSPLPQLVIDRDHRIVSWNTAMEHFSGLPADSMIGTTTFGNIFYDRDRPLLADLIIEGKFNRIPEYFPQNCRRSSYLEDTWEGITFSRIHPGDGSWVFFTAAAIRNEDGVITQVVETMEDLVGYRTKDGTSFVLRSLFPMIDKEALE
- a CDS encoding alpha/beta fold hydrolase — encoded protein: MALPPIRTVPVGDVTLACREYGAGEPLVLVNGLVSAMDTWNPPVIEALARHFRVIVFDNRGTGCSGYSGEPFSIPLFCEDTARLMEGLGIARAHVLGFSMGACIAQELALAFPEKVDRLVLVGGDCGGSEAVRSSGEVFARLIDRSGTLLEIARRMFSLLFPAAWLAGHNPFAYCPEVMETTGDEAAARQLEAFLSWPGSFSRLYRVRAKTLVIAGDLDAVVPYENSRILAGQIPGAELVVFPGAGHGMMYQCPDRFCETVSGFLRT
- a CDS encoding SOS response-associated peptidase — its product is MARERPGMCHQFSLAWGEDDLCTRFGVRILPADLLPHFSIAPGDRALVVMGSGPREAVMMQWGLVPHAAADPAKGTRPINARAESLYEKPLFRDLVQSRRCLVPATGFFEWKAPRRSPWYFRMQDGSPFAFAGLYDRWQGPAGATLATFAILTTEPNPLVAAIHKRMPVILSREDEACWLSGSALADADRRRIVAPFPAGAMEAYPVSDRANDPACDDEQAIRPVSRLLQE
- a CDS encoding YczE/YyaS/YitT family protein, whose protein sequence is MVSTGLVKRCLVLLCGLFFMGLGISLVTRSALGTSPISSVPYVLCLAFPVTFGEFTIILTLIFFAAEVFIIGRSFPKRQYLQILVAFSLGFFVDLGMYLSAGVRPDFYPEQIAVVLAGSAVLAFGIFLQVTANVILNPGEGLVRAIAEKTHKRFGIVKVFFDTSLVAAAALISLAAFGTIEGFREGTVISAILVGYIILGIAFVYARYGCEKWLADEPGRDR